The Cellulomonas sp. S1-8 genomic sequence AGACCGATCGCGATCCACAACGGCAGCAGGCAGAAGGCCACCAGGTCGGGCCCCCGCGCGATGACCTGCAGGACGCCGGTCGGCAGCGCCCCGGCCGGGGTCGCGACCAGCGGCTTGTCCCAGCGGGGTGCCGGGCGGTAGGCGGCGCGGACGGCCGCCGCGGCCCACACGGGCGTGGTCACGACGGCCAGCACGACCCAGTCGGGGGTCGACCCCGCCCACCGGCCGACCGCGGCGAGCGCCACCACCGACCACCCGAGCATGACGATCCCGGGCACGACCATCCGCAGGCGTCGGACCGTGCGGTCGTCGAGGGGCAGCAGCCGGTCGACGACCGGCGCCATCTCGGCCCACCGCGCGCCCTCGGCGCTCGCGCTGGACGCCATCCACCCGCCCAGCAGCACCGCGACGAGCACGCCGACCGTGCTCGCGAGCTGCGGCACGACCGTCGCCAGCACCGGCAGGCCCGTGGCGACGACGATCTGCACGAGGTGGCGCAGGGACCGCCGCAGCACGACGAGGTCGGCCGTCACGAGCGCCGTCGCGGGGCCGCGGGCCGTGCGCAGCCGCGACGTGCGCCGTCGCGAGGACGGCGCCGTCCCGCCCGTCAGGGCCCGCCCGAGCTCGCGGGAGTCGAGCGACACGACAGCACCCACCGCCTGCGTCGCGACGGACCCGCCCTCGCGCAGCGTGCGACCCGGCAGCGTGCCCAGGTGCCGGTCGACGACGACCGCGAGCGCGGCCGCGACGAGGGCGGCGGCCAGGACGGCGACCCACGACGGCGACGGCAGCGTCGTGGGAGTCCGGCCGCTCAGCACGACGACCGCGGCGAGCAGGGGCGCCGTCACGAGCACCGCGTCGCCGACGAGCGCGGTCCGGCGGCGCGGCACGCCCCGGGTCTGCGCGAGGGCGGCGAGCAGCACGACGACCGCGGAGGCCGCCGCACCCAGCAGACCCGCACGCAGCAGGTCCGCGCCCGTGCGGGCCAGCAGCCCCGCCTCGAGGACCACGACGACGGCCCCGCCCGCGAGCGCCGCCAGCACCGGGACGCGCACGGCCGCGGGCCGCAGCAGACCGCGCCGGTCGACGGGCAGCGGCAGCCACCACGCCGCCTGCGCACCCTCGGCGCCGACGGGACCGAGGCGACCGGCCGTCGACAGCAGCGCGCCGGTGGCCGCCAGCAGCACGACCGCGACGAGCACGGGCAGGCTGAGCCCGCCCGCGTCCTGGACGGGGGGTGCGGGCGGCAGGGAGTCGCCGAGCTGCTGGACGATGCCCAGGACGATCAGCACGGAGATGACGACGCTCGTCGCGGCGGTGTACACGTCCGTCAGCAGCGACCCGATGCCGGCGCCCGCCCGCGCCCGCGCGGCCTGCGCCGTGAAGCGGCGGATCGAGCGCGGTGACGGCACCTCGCCGAGCTCGAAGTCACCCACGCGCGGGTCGTCGTGGGGATCGTGCGCGTCGGGGTCGTGCGCGTCGTCGGCGCGCGCGTCGTCGACGTCGGTCACAGCGCGACCCGCGCGATCCGGTCGGCGGCCTCGCGCGGGCTCAGGACGCGCGACACGTCGTCGGCGACGTGCACGGCCTGCGTGCACACCGCGGCGACGAGCTCGGGGTCGTGCGTGGCGATGAGCACCGCGCCGCCCGCGTCCCGCTCCGCGCGTAGCCGGTCGGCGAGACGCGCGCGCATGCGCTGGTCGAGGCGCTGCTCGGGCTCGTCGAGGACGAGCAGCGAGCGCGGCCGTGCGAAGCCGGCGGCCAGCAGCAGGCGCCGGCGCTGCCCCGACGACAGGGACACGGGCGTGGCGCGCGCGTGGTCGGCGAGCCCGAACTCCGTCAGCAGGTCCGCGACCTCGTCCTGCGCGTCGAGGACGCCGTGCCCGCGAGCCGTCAGGTACAGGTGCTCGGACACGGTCAGCGCCGGGAAGTACGCGTCGTCGTCGAGCACGGAGGACACCTCCCGCCGGAACCACGCCTCACGCTCGTCGACGGGCCGGCCGAGGACCTCGATGGTGCCGACGATCGGGTCAAGGAGCCCGAGGACGGTCTTGAGGACCGTCGACTTGCCGGACCCGTTCGCGCCGACCAGCGCCAGCGCGCGGCCCGCGCCGAGCGTGAACGAGACGGGAGCGCACACAGGTGCCGCTCCGTAGCCGACCTGCAGATCACGGACGCGCACCACCGGAGCCATGCGGTCAGGGTAGTCAGCGCCGGGGCGTCGCCGGACCGCGGGGTCGCGCGGGCCGGGTCGGGCCGGCGTGCGGGCCGGGCCGGCGGGCGCGAGGCGGGCGGTCAGGCCCGCTCGAGGAACTCCTCGCGCTCCCCGGCCAGCGACGCCTCGATGGCCGCCTGCAGCGCCGGCCACGCGTCGAGGTCGGCGTCCTGGTCCACGAGCGCGCGGGCGTCGGTGCGCGCGGTCGCGATGACGTCGGCGTCCCGCGTCACCCGCAGGAGCCGCAGCGAGCTGCCGCGCCCGTGCTGCGCCGCTCCCAGGACGTCACCCTCGTGCCGCAGCTCGAGGTCGAGCGCCGCGAGCTCGAAGCCGTCGGTCGTCGCGGCCAGCGTCTCGAGCCGGGTGTGCGCGTCGGTCCCCTGCGCGGCCGCGCTCACCAGCAGGCACAGGCCCGGGCGCGACCCTCGCCCGACCCGGCCCCGCAGCTGGTGCAACTGCGAGAGCCCGAACCGGTCCGCGTCGAGGACCACCATGACGGTCGCGTCCGGCACGTCGACGCCGACCTCCACGACCGTGGTCGAGACGAGCACGGGCGTCTGCCCCGAGCCGAACGCGGCGAACGCGCGGTCCTTCTCCTCGGGCGCCAGGCGGCCGTGCAGCACGCCGATCCCGATCCCCGCGAGGTCCGGCCGCGCGCGCAGCTCCTCGGCGACGTCGAGGACGGCACGCAGCGGGCGGCGCTGCCCGGCATCCGGTGCCCCGACCGTGGGGTCCGCGGCGGCGACCAGGTCGGTCCCGTCCTCGTCGGCCGGGTCACCGGCGGTGGCGTCGCCGTCGATGCGCGGGCACACGACGTAGGCGCGTCCGCCGCCGTCCACCTCCTCGCGCACGCGCTGCCAGGTGCGGTCCGTCCAGCGCGGGTTGTCGGCCGGCACGGTGTGCGTCGTGATGCCCTGGCGCCCCGCGGGCACCTCGCTCAGCACCGACGTCTCCAGGTCGCCGAACACCGTCATCGCGACGGTGCGCGGGATGGGCGTGGCCGTCATGACGAGCGTGTGCGGCGTGCTGCCCGCCTTGGCCCGCAGCGCGTCGCGCTGCTCGACGCCGAAGCGGTGCTGCTCGTCGACGACGACGAGCCCCAGCTCGGCGAACTGCACGTCCGGCGAGAGCAGCGCGTGGGTGCCGACGACGATGCCGGCCGCGCCGCTCGCGGCGTCGAGCATCGCCGCACGGCGCGCCGCGACGGGCAGCGACCCGGTGAGCAGCGCGACGCGCGTCGCCAGGGTCGCGCCACCGAGGAACCCGCCGTCGGCGAGGTCCCCCAGGAGCGCACGCAGGGTGCGCGCGTGCTGCGCCGCCAGCACCTCGGTGGGGGCGAGCAGGGCGGCCTGCCCGCCGGCGTCGACGACCTGCAGCATCGCGCGCAGCGCGACGACGGTCTTGCCCGAGCCGACCTCGCCCTGCAGCAGCCGCTGCATGGGCCGCGGGGCCGCGAGCTCGGCGGCGACCTCCTCGCCGACCGCCCGCTGCCCGGCCGTGAGCGTGAACGGCAGGCGCGCGTCGAACGCGTCGAGCAGTCCGTCGGCGCGCCGGGGCCGCGCGACGGCCTCCTCCCGGGCGACGCGGGCACGTCGGCGCGCGAGCTCCGCCTGCAGCACGAGCGCCTCCTCGTACCGCAGCCGCGCACGCCCCCGCTGCCACTGCGCCTCGTCCTGCGGGACGTGGACGAGCCGCAGCGCCTCGACGAGCGTCGGCAGCCCGTCGCGCGCGAGCAGGTGGCCCGGCACGGGATCCGGGACGTCCTCCTCCCGCAGTGGGTCCAGCACGGTGCGGACGGCCTGGGCCACCTTCCAGGACTCGAATCCCGCGACGGCCGGGTAGACGGGGATGGGCCGGCCGGCCTCGACGAGGGCCTCGTCCTCGTCGTGGCCGTCCTCGTCGGCGCCGAAGAGCCTGCACTCGGGGTGCATCAGCTGCAGCGTGTCCCGGTAGAGCGAGACCTCGCCGGTGAACAGGCCGCGCCGGCCGGGGCGCAGCTGCCCCTGCCGCCACTCCAGCTTCTTGACGTGCGACGCGAAGAACGTGAGCTCGATACGGCTGTGCCCGTCGGTGATGGTCGACTGCAGCAGGCCGCGACCCTGGGCGGTCGGCCGCAGCGACGAGCGCACGACCTCGGCGACGACCGTCACGTGCTCACCGACGCGCAGGCTCGCCATGTCGGTGAGCGTGCCCGGCTCGGCGTACCGGCGCGGGTAGTGGCGCAGCAGGTCGCCGGACGTCTCCAGGCCGAGCTTGCCCAGCGCCTTCGCGGTCCGGGCGTTGAGCCGCGTCAGGGGGACCGTCAGTGGGTCGGCGGCGAGCACGTCAGTCGACCCCCAGCCACCAGCCGTGGCCGACCGCCGGGCCGGCGAGGACCACCTCGAGCTGCGGGTGCGCGTCGGTGGCACGGGCCGCGACCGCACGCGCCGCGTCGCCGTCGACGTCGTCCCCGTGGACCAGCGTGACGCTCTGCGCTGCCGGGGCCCGAGCCAGCAGGCCGGCGAGCGCGGTCGGGACGGCGTCCGGACCGCTCGGTGTGGCGCTGCGCAGGCGTCCCAGCGCCTGCCGTCCGGCGTCCGGGCTCACCTCGGGGTCGGCCACGAGCGCGAGGCACACGACCACCGCGGGTCCGTCACCCGACGTCGTCAGCAGGTCGTACGGGCCGTCGACGTCCGCACCCCCCGCCTCCGGGCCGTCGAGGACGGCCGCGACGCCCGCGTCGACCACGACCGCCCGGCCCGCCCGGGTGTCCGCCGCGGCACGCGCGACCTGGCCCGCGTCGGGCACCGGCCCGACCAGGGTGACCGCGCCGCACGTCGCGTACCAGGCCGCCAGCCCGGCCGACGCCGTCAGGACGACGAGCCCGCGCGCGACGGGGGCGGGCTCGTCGACGCGCCGCACGACCACCTGCTCGCGCGCGTCCGGCGGCACCAGCCCGATCGCCGCCGCGGGGTCGTCGCAGTGCACGTGCGCGTGCTGCAGCCCGCCGGCGTCGACCACGGCGACGGCGTCGCCCACGTCCAGCAGGTCGTGGGCAAGTGCGGCCACGCCCGGCCACGTGGGGCGCACGAGCATCATCACCTCGAAGGCGCCGCCGGCGGCGGGTGCGCGGCCGGCCACGACCCCCGGACCGGCCTGCGGCAGCCAGCGCAGGTCGACGTCGGCCTCGGCCTGCGGAGGCCCGCCGTGGCGCAGCGTGCGCACCAGCGCGTCGAGGACGACGAGCAGCGCGCACGCCCCCGCGTCGACCACCTGGGCGGCCCGCAGGACGTCGTGCGCCGCGCTGAGCCGGCCCAGGTCCGCGCGCGCCGCGTCCGCCGCCGCCGCCAGGACGTCCGCCGGCGATCCCGGCGACTCCCCCGCGACGCGACGCGCGTGGACCGCGACCTCGCGGGCCACCGTGAGGACCGTGCCCTCCTGCGGGTCGGGCACCGCGTCGCGGGCCGCACGGGCGCCCCGCTCGAGCGCGCCGACGAGCGTCCCGGTCCCGACGTCACCGCCCGCGCCGCCCGCCAGCCCGGCGGCGAAGCCGACGAGCCACTGGCTGAGGATGATGCCGGAGTTGCCCCGCGCGGCACGCGCTGCGCCGTGCGCGAAGGTCGCCGCCAGCACCGCCGCTCCCCCGTCGCCGGGGTCCGCCGCCACGGCGGCGGCACCGCCCGCGACGGTGAGGGTCACGTTGGTGCCGGTGTCCGCGTCGGGCACCGGGAAGACGTTGACCGCGTCGATGCGCTCACGCGCCGCACGGCACGCGATCAGCGCACCCGCCGCCCAGGCCCGCACCGCGGCACCGTCGAGCGCGACCTGCCGCGACACGACCTCCACCCGCACCCTCTCCCTCACCTCCGGAACCGCCGGACCTCGGCCCACCACCGACCGCGCCTCCTGCGGGCGACGCCCGGGACTCCCGGGGCACCCTCGGCGACCCCCGGGCACCCTGAGCGCGCCCGTGCGTGCCCATGCGCGCCAACTGTGCCGCACCGCACCCACATTTGGGCGCCACCGCCGCGATGGGCTAGTCTTGCCAGGTTGCCCGGACCCGGTCCGGCACCCCCACCGACCTTCCGACGCACCGTCGTGCGGTCCTGGCCGTCTGGCCGGAACCCACCACGGGAGCGCGGGGACGTGCACGACACCGGGCCGCCCGTCGGCCCGCGACAGGACAGAACCAGGAGAGAACCGTGGCTGCCAACTGCGACGTCTGCGCCAAGCGCCCGAGCTTCGGGCACAGCGTCTCGCACTCGCACGTGCGCACGAAGCGACGCTGGAACCCGAACATCCAGCGCGTGCGCGTGGTGGTCGCCGGGACTCCCAAGCGACTCAACGTGTGCACGTCGTGCCTCAAGGCCGGCAAGGTGCAGCGCGCCGTCTGAGCGCACTGCACCCTCGAGCGCACGGCCCCACGGGCCGCCCGCCGCCGGGACACACGTACGACACGCCGACAGGCCCGCGAGCTCGGCTCGCGGGCCTTCGTGCTGCCCGCACCCTGTGGCAGGGTGGGCGTCATGGTCGAGCAGATCGACGAGGTCCTCATCCGTCCCGCGACCACTCAGGACGCGGCGGGCATCGCCCGCGTGCACGTCCGCTCGTGGCAGGAGGCGTACACGGGCATCGTCCCGGACGACTACCTGCGCTCCCTGGACCCCGACCAGCGTGCCGAACGCTGGGCACGGCAGCTGGCCGACGGCCCGGCCGACCACGTGCGCACGTTCGTCGCCCAGTCCGGGGACCAGGTGATCGGGTTCGCCTCCTACGGGCCGAGCCGCGACGAGGACGCGCGTCGGCGCGAGCGGGAGATCTACTCGATCTACCTCGACCCCGGCACGTGGGGCCACGGCGTCGCGCGCGACCTGATCCGCACGGTCCTGGCGGAGGCGGGCGAGCAGACCCCGATGTCGCTGTGGGTGCTCGCCGACAACGCCCGGGCACGGCACTTCTACCGCCGCCACGGCTTCTCCCCCGACGGCATCGAACGCCTCGAGACCCTCGGCGGCGCCGACCTCCTGGAGGTCCGCTACCGCCGCGGCTGACGCACCGGCCGACGCATCGGCTGACGCACCGCGGAGCTGGTCACACAAGTGACCCCCTTCCGGCTCCCACCGGTGCCGATGTGACCACTCCGCGCCGGTTCGCGCGTGCGCGTCAGCTCGCGAAGTGGTCCCAGCCTGTCGTCGTCGTCCCCGGCGGGCGGCCCTGCACCTGGACGAGGTCGGACGTCCGCGCCGTCACCGTGCCGACGCGTCGGAACGGTGACGGCAGGGGGGCGTCGGGCGGGAACGTCGCCAGCAGCCCGTGGTCCTCACCACCCGTCAGCACCCACGCGCGCGCGTCCGCGTCGAGCGCACCCGCCGCGTCGGCCAGCCGGGCCAGGTCGGCCGCGAACGCCACGGCGGGGTCGTCCAGGTCGAGCGTCACACCGCTGGCGCGCGCGAGCCGGCGCCCGTCGCGCAGCAGACCGTCGGAGACGTCGAGCATCGCGGTCGCACCCGCCCGCGCCGCCGCCGGCCCGGCCGCCAGGTCGGGCTCGGGCGCCCGGTAGGCCGCCACCAGGCCCGGGTCGACGTCCCCGCGGTCCGCGGTGAGCAGCGCGAGCCCGGCCGCCGACCAGCCCTGCCGGCCGGCGAGCGCGACGACGTCACCGGCCCGTGCGCCCGTCCTGCGCACTGCCGCACGCCCCTCCAGGTCACCGTGCGCGGTCACCGCGACCACGACCACGGGACCGGACGACAGGTCGCCCCCGACCACGCCCACGTCGAGCGGCCGGCACGCGTCGCCGAGGCCGCGCGCGAGGTCCTCGACCCACGCCACGGGCGTGTCCCGGGGCGTCACGAGCCCCACGACGAGCGCGACCGGGCGGGCACCCATGGCCGCGACGTCGGCGAGGTTCTGCATCGCGGCACGGCGCCCCACGTCGACGCCGGACGACCAGGCGCGCCGGAAGTGGACGTCCTCGACGAGCACGTCGCACGTCACCACGTACCGGCCGTCCGGCGCGACGACGACGGCGGCGTCGTCACCGGGCGGGACGAGGGTGCGCGACCCCACGGGCAGGTGCGGGAAGATCCGGTCGAGCAGGTCCTGCTCGGCGAGGTCGGCGACGACGGGACTCTCGGACGGCACGCGCCCACGCTAGACGCTCACCGGGGCCCCTGCGCGCGACGCCCCGCCCGCGGACACGAGGCGTCGAGTCCCGGGTACCGTGGCGGCGTGCACCACCGTCCCGCCGACCGCGCCGCCGCGACGACTGCCGTGGTCGGCCTGCTCGCGACGCTGACGGCGTGCGCGCCGACCGTGCCCGTGCAGGTCGCGCCGTACGCGACCGACCCCGTGTGCGCGTCGGTCGTGCTGGCGCTGCCGGAGTCCCTGGGCGAGGGGCTCGACCGGCTCGACACCGACGCGCAGGCCACGACCGCGTGGGGCGCACCGAGGGCCGCCGTCGTGCTGCGCTGCGGGGTCGAGCCCCTGGGGCCGACGACGGACCGCTGCGAGTCCGTCACGACACCCCGCGGCCCCACGGTCGACTGGGTGGTCGTCGAGGACGACGGCGACTGGACGTTCACGACCTACGGGCGGGTGCCCGCCGTCGAGCTGCACGTGCCGCGGGAGGTCGCCGCGACCCGCGCGACATCGTTCGTCGACCTGCTGGGCCCGGGCGTCGCCCTCACCGTGCAGGAGCGGGAGTGCCTGTGACGCGCTCCCGCCCGGTCGACCCGCTCGACCCGGTGGGCCGGCCCGCTCAGCGCAGCCCGGTGGGCCGCTCGAGCGCCAGACCGACCAGCTCGTCGACGAGCGTCGCGTAGTCGACGCCCGTGACCTCCCACATCCGGGGGTACATCGAGTACGGCGTGAAGCCCGGCATGGTGTTGATCTCGTTCACGACGACCTCGTCGTCCGCGGTGACGAACACGTCCACGCGTGCCAGCCCCTCGCAGCCGACGGCCTCGAACGCGCGGACGGCGACGTCCTGCACGCGGGCCACGACGTCGGGCGCCAGGTCGGCCGGGCACGCGAGCGTCACGCCTGCCTCGTCGAGGTACTTCGCCTCGAAGTCGTAGAACGCGTGGCGTGCGTCGGTCACGAGGATCTCCCCCGGCAGCGACGCCCGCGCGGGTGCGCCCGCTCGTCCGCCGAGCACCCCGCACTCGATCTCGCGGCCCACGAGCGCGGCCTCGACGATCACCTTCGGGTCGTGCTCGCGGGCCGCGGCGACCGCGGCGGGCAGGTCGGCCGGGTCGTCGACGCGGGAGATGCCCAGGCTCGACCCGGCGCGTGCCGGCTTGACGAACAGCGGCAGCCCGAGGTCCGCGACCAGCGCGTCGAACGCGGCCGCGTCGGGCGTGCTCCCCGCCGGCAGCACGCGGGACGGTCCGACGCGCAGCCCCGAGCCGGCGAGCACGAGCTTCATCATGTGCTTGTCCATGCCCACGGCCGACGCCAGCACGCCCGAGCCCACGTACCGGACGTCGGCGAGCTCCAGCAGGCCCTGCAGGGTCCCGTCCTCGCCGAACGGCCCGTGCAGCAGGGGGAAGACCACGTCGACCGTGCCCAGCGGGGACGCGAGCTGGCCGTCGCGCACGACCTGCACCTCGCGCTCGGTCGTGCCCTGGGGCAGCAGCACGCGCGTCGCGGTGTCCTGGACCTCCGGCAGGCGGCCGTCCCGGATCGCCCAGCACTCCGGGTCGTCGTCCGCCAGCACCCACTGGCCCGAGCGCGTGATGCCGACCGCGACCACGTCGTACCGGTCGCGGTCGATCGCACGCAGCACGCCGCCCGCCGTCGCGCAACTGATCGGGTGCTCGCCCGACCTGCCCCCGAACAGCACCATCACCCGGGGTCGCCGACCGCCACCGGTCCCGTCACCGTCGGGGCGGCCACCGGCCTCGGTCAGGGGGATCGTCGTGTGGTCCATCGGGGCCCGACCCTACCCTCCCGGCGCGGCTGTCGTGGCGACGGACCGGGCACCGCCGCCGGGCGTACCCTGCCGGGGTGACGACCCCGGCACCGACCCCAGCGGAACCCCCCGTCGCCCCCCCGGGCGCCCTCTCGCCGCGCACGCTCGCGGTCAGCGCAGGACGCCCCGCGCGCGTCCCCGGTGCGGCGCTGAACCCGCCCGTCGTGCTGTCCTCGACGTTCGTCTCGCAGGGCACGCCGGCCGCGGGCGAGCACCTGTACGGGCGCATCGGCACACCCGCGTGGGAGCCGTTCGAGCTGGCGCTGGCCGCGCTCGAGCGCACCGACCACGAGGCCGCCGGCCTGCCCGTCACCGGCCCGCCCGCGACCGTGTTCGCGTCGGGCATGGCCGCGATCGACGCGGCCCTCGCGCTCGTGCCCGTCGGCGGACGCGTCGTCGTCCCGCGCCACGCCTACCAGGTCACGCTCGTCCTGCTGCGCGAGCAGGCCGAGCGCGGGGTCCTGCGGGTCGACCAGGTCGACGTCGTGGACACCGCCGCGGTCGTCGCCGCGCTGCGGGGCCACGACGGCGACGGGAGCGACGGCGACGGGCCTGCCGCGATGCTGTGGCTGGAGTCGCCGACGAACCCGATGCTCGAGGTCGCCGACGTGCCCGCCCTGGTCGCGGCCGCGCACGAGGTCGGCGCGCTCGTCGTGGTCGACAGCACCTTCGCGACCCCGCTGGTCCAGCGGCCGCTCGCGCTGGGTGCCGACGTCGTCGTGCACTCCGTCACCAAGTACCTCGCGGGGCACTCCGACGTGGTCCTGGGGGCGACGCTCGCCGACGACCCCGCGCTGCACGCCCGCCTCGTCGCGCACCGCACGACGCACGGCGCGATCGCCGGTCCGTTCGAGGTGTGGCTTGCGCTGCGCGGGCTGCGGACGCTCGCGCTGCGGGTGGAGCGCGCGCAGGCCACCGCGGGAGAGCTGGCGCGCCGGCTGGCCGCCCACGCGCACGTCGTCGAGGTCCGGTACCCCGGGCTGCCGGACGACTCGGGTCATGCCCGGGCGGCCGCCCAGATGGACGGGTTCGGCGCGATCCTGGGGCTGCGCCCCGTCGGTGGGGTCCCGGGCGCCGACGCGCTCGTCGCCGCGGTCGCCCTGTGGGTGCCGGCCACGAGCCTCGGGGGCGTCGAGTCGACGCTCGAGCGCCGCCGCCGGTTCCCGACCGAGTCCCCGACGGTCCCCGAGGACCTCGTGCGGCTGTCGGTGGGCATCGAGGACGTCGAGGACCTGTGGGCGGACCTCGACGCGGCGCTGTCGGCCGCGGCACTGTCGGCCGCGGCGCGCTCCACCGGGGCGCGAGAGGGCGACACGCGCTGACCGCGTCCCGCCGGCCCGTCGGCCGTCCCCGGCGGTCGTCGGGTCAGACGCCCTCGGCCCGGTGCGGCCGCGCCAGCAGCAGGCCGGCGAGCCGGTCCACGGGCAGGCCCTCGTGCAGCACCTGCACGACGGCCGACGTGATGGGCATGTCGACACCCAGGGACGTCGCGAGCTCGAGGACCGAGCGGCACGACTTGACGCCCTCCGCGGTGCCGCCCGTGGCGACGACCGCGGCGTCCAGGCCCATGCCGCGGCCGATGTGCACGCCGAGCGTGTGGTTGCGCGAGTCGGGGGACGCGCACGTCGCCATGAGGTCGCCCATGCCCGCCAGGCCCGGGAACGTCTCGGCGTCCGCGCCGAGCGCCCGGCCCAGGCGGGTGATCTCCACCAGGCCGCGCGTGATGACGGTCGCCATCGTGTTGTAGCCCATCCCGCGGCCCTGCGAGATCCCCACGGCGAGGGCGATGACGTTCTTCACGGCACCGCACAGCTCGACGCCCACGACGTCGGGGTTGGTGTAGGGCCGGAAGTACGACGACGCGCACGCCCGGGCGACGAGGCGCGCCGTGTCGGCGCTCGTGGAGGCGACGACCGTGGCCGTCGGCTGGCGCTGCGCGATCTCCCGCGCGAGGTTCGGGCCGGACAGGACCGCCACGCGGTCGGGGTCGATGCCCAGGCTCTGCGCCACGACCTCGCTCATCCGCTGGTCGGTGTCCAGCTCGACGCCCTTCATCAGCGACACGACGACCGCGTCCGCCGGCAGCGCGTCCGCCAGCGGCGCGAGCACCGCGCGGGCCTGCTGCGACGGCACGGCCACCGCGACCACGTCGGCGCCGGCCACCGCCGCCCGCACGTCGTGGGTGGCCCCGACGCGGTCGGGCAGCTCGATGCCGGGCAGGTACCGGGTGTTGCGGTGCTCGTGCGCGATCTCCTCGACGGTCGCCGCGTCGCGGCCCCACACCGTCACGTCGCACCCGGCGTCGGCCATGACGGCCGCGAACGTCGTGCCCCAGCTGCCCGACCCGAGCACCGTGGCGCGCAGGCGCGCCTCGGGCTCCGTCACGACGCGGACCCGCCGTCGACCGGCGGGCGGCGGCGCATGTCGTGCCGCCGCGGCGGTGCCTGCTCGCCGCGGATCTGCTCCAGCAGAGCGGTGATGGCGTCCATGACCCGCTCGGTCGCCTCCCGCAGGGTCGCGGAGTCCTGCGGTCGGTCGTACAGGTCGGACAGGTCCACCGGCGGTCCGGCCACGATCGTGACCTTCTTGCGGGGGAACGGTCGCAGCACCTTGCCGTAGCGCGCCAGCAGGTCCTGCGGGCCCCACTGCGCGACCGGCACGACGGGGGCACGCGTGGACAGCGCGAGGCGCGCGACGCCCGTCCGGGCCATCATCGGCCACAGGTCGGGGTCCCGCGTGAGCGTGCCCTCGGGGAAGACCGCGACGCACTCCCCCTGCTCGACGGCCGCCACCGCCGAGCGCAGCGAGTCGCCCGCGGCGGACGTCTCCCGGTGCACCGGGATCTGCCCGGTGGCCCGCAGGACCGGCCCGACGACGGGCACGGTGAACAGCGAGGACTTCGCCAGGATGCGCGGCACGTACCCGTGGTCCCACAGGAAGTGCGCGAACGTCAGCGGGTCCACCTCGGTCATGTGGTTGGCGGCAGCGATGAAACCGCCGGCCGACGGCAGGTGCTCCGCACCGTGCCAGTCCGGACGGGTCGTCGCGAAGAGGAACGGCCGCACGATGCG encodes the following:
- a CDS encoding DUF6297 family protein, with the translated sequence MTDVDDARADDAHDPDAHDPHDDPRVGDFELGEVPSPRSIRRFTAQAARARAGAGIGSLLTDVYTAATSVVISVLIVLGIVQQLGDSLPPAPPVQDAGGLSLPVLVAVVLLAATGALLSTAGRLGPVGAEGAQAAWWLPLPVDRRGLLRPAAVRVPVLAALAGGAVVVVLEAGLLARTGADLLRAGLLGAAASAVVVLLAALAQTRGVPRRRTALVGDAVLVTAPLLAAVVVLSGRTPTTLPSPSWVAVLAAALVAAALAVVVDRHLGTLPGRTLREGGSVATQAVGAVVSLDSRELGRALTGGTAPSSRRRTSRLRTARGPATALVTADLVVLRRSLRHLVQIVVATGLPVLATVVPQLASTVGVLVAVLLGGWMASSASAEGARWAEMAPVVDRLLPLDDRTVRRLRMVVPGIVMLGWSVVALAAVGRWAGSTPDWVVLAVVTTPVWAAAAVRAAYRPAPRWDKPLVATPAGALPTGVLQVIARGPDLVAFCLLPLWIAIGLGTVVTVMVSAQVVLSVIAVMIASSTAEKGWMERMLEEQDQRKGAAA
- a CDS encoding ABC transporter ATP-binding protein, giving the protein MAPVVRVRDLQVGYGAAPVCAPVSFTLGAGRALALVGANGSGKSTVLKTVLGLLDPIVGTIEVLGRPVDEREAWFRREVSSVLDDDAYFPALTVSEHLYLTARGHGVLDAQDEVADLLTEFGLADHARATPVSLSSGQRRRLLLAAGFARPRSLLVLDEPEQRLDQRMRARLADRLRAERDAGGAVLIATHDPELVAAVCTQAVHVADDVSRVLSPREAADRIARVAL
- a CDS encoding ATP-dependent DNA helicase RecG — protein: MLAADPLTVPLTRLNARTAKALGKLGLETSGDLLRHYPRRYAEPGTLTDMASLRVGEHVTVVAEVVRSSLRPTAQGRGLLQSTITDGHSRIELTFFASHVKKLEWRQGQLRPGRRGLFTGEVSLYRDTLQLMHPECRLFGADEDGHDEDEALVEAGRPIPVYPAVAGFESWKVAQAVRTVLDPLREEDVPDPVPGHLLARDGLPTLVEALRLVHVPQDEAQWQRGRARLRYEEALVLQAELARRRARVAREEAVARPRRADGLLDAFDARLPFTLTAGQRAVGEEVAAELAAPRPMQRLLQGEVGSGKTVVALRAMLQVVDAGGQAALLAPTEVLAAQHARTLRALLGDLADGGFLGGATLATRVALLTGSLPVAARRAAMLDAASGAAGIVVGTHALLSPDVQFAELGLVVVDEQHRFGVEQRDALRAKAGSTPHTLVMTATPIPRTVAMTVFGDLETSVLSEVPAGRQGITTHTVPADNPRWTDRTWQRVREEVDGGGRAYVVCPRIDGDATAGDPADEDGTDLVAAADPTVGAPDAGQRRPLRAVLDVAEELRARPDLAGIGIGVLHGRLAPEEKDRAFAAFGSGQTPVLVSTTVVEVGVDVPDATVMVVLDADRFGLSQLHQLRGRVGRGSRPGLCLLVSAAAQGTDAHTRLETLAATTDGFELAALDLELRHEGDVLGAAQHGRGSSLRLLRVTRDADVIATARTDARALVDQDADLDAWPALQAAIEASLAGEREEFLERA
- a CDS encoding DAK2 domain-containing protein, coding for MEVVSRQVALDGAAVRAWAAGALIACRAARERIDAVNVFPVPDADTGTNVTLTVAGGAAAVAADPGDGGAAVLAATFAHGAARAARGNSGIILSQWLVGFAAGLAGGAGGDVGTGTLVGALERGARAARDAVPDPQEGTVLTVAREVAVHARRVAGESPGSPADVLAAAADAARADLGRLSAAHDVLRAAQVVDAGACALLVVLDALVRTLRHGGPPQAEADVDLRWLPQAGPGVVAGRAPAAGGAFEVMMLVRPTWPGVAALAHDLLDVGDAVAVVDAGGLQHAHVHCDDPAAAIGLVPPDAREQVVVRRVDEPAPVARGLVVLTASAGLAAWYATCGAVTLVGPVPDAGQVARAAADTRAGRAVVVDAGVAAVLDGPEAGGADVDGPYDLLTTSGDGPAVVVCLALVADPEVSPDAGRQALGRLRSATPSGPDAVPTALAGLLARAPAAQSVTLVHGDDVDGDAARAVAARATDAHPQLEVVLAGPAVGHGWWLGVD
- the rpmB gene encoding 50S ribosomal protein L28, with product MAANCDVCAKRPSFGHSVSHSHVRTKRRWNPNIQRVRVVVAGTPKRLNVCTSCLKAGKVQRAV
- a CDS encoding GNAT family N-acetyltransferase; amino-acid sequence: MVEQIDEVLIRPATTQDAAGIARVHVRSWQEAYTGIVPDDYLRSLDPDQRAERWARQLADGPADHVRTFVAQSGDQVIGFASYGPSRDEDARRREREIYSIYLDPGTWGHGVARDLIRTVLAEAGEQTPMSLWVLADNARARHFYRRHGFSPDGIERLETLGGADLLEVRYRRG